In one window of Dokdonia sp. PRO95 DNA:
- a CDS encoding potassium transporter TrkG has translation MRTFYNKLSLRYTALKRSWTPQQNLFYGFLTYVLVGTLLLSLPWLQKTSASILDHLFIATSAVSTTGLVTMSIFDSYNIGGQFVIMALFQLGGIGYLTFTTFMLLSTTHKITPWHKSILNTEFTLPVTIRIKDFLKSVVLYTVIMEILGAILFFIAFKSDGMGTGEAIWSSIFHSISAFCTAGFSLFNSGFTPYVDNGLINFTISMLAICGSLGFIVITDVGLWLKNRTHSLSFTTKIVAIGSLILLAFGYLFFYFLEPSISSLSGSARVSAAFFQSMTAMTTVGFNTVDFGTFVLPMLLVTIFLMYIGASPSGTAGGMKITTLTAVFAIMKSRLKGPKNITFLGKRIPYERLYVATSSFIFYTTLIFVGTFILTFSEDFDFENILFEVASALGTVGVSTGITGDLSSIGKIIIIILMFIGRLGVLTFGLAIWSKGITKEDREVLKEDIAV, from the coding sequence ATGAGAACATTCTACAACAAGCTGAGTTTACGATACACCGCACTTAAAAGGAGTTGGACGCCGCAGCAAAATTTATTTTATGGTTTTCTCACATATGTTTTAGTAGGAACTTTACTCCTGAGCTTGCCTTGGTTACAAAAGACGAGTGCCTCAATACTAGATCATCTATTTATTGCAACCTCTGCAGTGAGTACTACGGGGCTGGTTACGATGTCTATTTTTGACTCATATAACATAGGAGGACAATTTGTTATAATGGCACTTTTCCAGCTGGGAGGTATAGGTTACTTGACCTTTACTACATTTATGCTGCTATCTACTACCCATAAAATAACACCCTGGCATAAAAGTATTCTCAATACAGAGTTTACATTACCCGTTACTATACGTATCAAAGACTTTTTAAAATCTGTAGTACTATATACGGTAATAATGGAAATTCTAGGTGCCATATTATTCTTTATTGCTTTTAAGTCAGATGGTATGGGAACGGGAGAGGCAATCTGGTCATCTATTTTTCATAGTATAAGTGCTTTTTGTACCGCTGGTTTTAGTCTTTTTAATAGTGGATTTACACCTTACGTAGATAATGGACTCATAAACTTTACCATATCAATGCTCGCTATTTGCGGTTCTCTAGGTTTTATTGTGATTACAGACGTGGGCTTATGGTTAAAAAACAGAACACACTCGCTTAGCTTTACAACAAAGATTGTCGCAATAGGTTCGCTTATACTTCTAGCTTTTGGATACTTATTTTTTTACTTCTTAGAGCCGTCCATCTCAAGCCTGAGTGGGTCAGCTCGAGTGAGTGCTGCATTTTTTCAATCTATGACCGCAATGACTACAGTAGGTTTTAATACTGTTGACTTTGGTACTTTTGTATTACCTATGTTACTTGTAACTATATTTTTGATGTACATAGGTGCCTCTCCTTCTGGTACAGCTGGAGGTATGAAAATTACGACACTTACTGCCGTATTTGCCATAATGAAAAGCCGACTCAAAGGACCTAAAAACATCACCTTCTTAGGAAAACGCATTCCTTATGAGCGACTATACGTGGCAACATCATCTTTTATATTTTATACAACACTTATTTTTGTAGGGACGTTTATACTCACATTTTCAGAAGATTTTGATTTTGAAAATATTTTATTTGAAGTGGCCTCTGCACTTGGTACTGTGGGTGTGAGTACTGGGATTACTGGAGATTTAAGCAGTATAGGTAAGATTATTATCATAATCCTTATGTTTATAGGTCGACTAGGTGTACTTACCTTTGGCCTCGCCATTTGGTCAAAAGGAATCACAAAGGAAGATAGAGAAGTTCTCAAAGAAGATATAGCAGTATAA
- a CDS encoding EI24 domain-containing protein, producing MIKGILNGLQTYRTSFGLISKLGLWKYFAIPMAISLITASMIAASAWGFSDNIGHWVEQIWPWETGRHAFFIFAEIVSALLIIAIGLILYKHIIMALSAPFMSPVSEKIEAHLKGENHTHRDTSNTEQLIRGIRINVRNLGLELLITLPILLLNFIPIIGSIAATILLFLTQAYYAGFGNMDYTLERHFKYRESVDFVKRNKGQAIGNGIVFMLFLIIPLVGIILVLPISVTAATVQTIKLLDKDHHTSLTA from the coding sequence ATGATAAAAGGCATCTTAAACGGATTACAAACGTATAGAACATCATTTGGGTTAATCTCAAAGCTGGGGCTTTGGAAGTATTTTGCCATCCCAATGGCTATAAGTCTTATTACTGCCTCGATGATTGCAGCATCTGCCTGGGGTTTTTCTGATAATATAGGTCACTGGGTAGAGCAAATCTGGCCTTGGGAAACGGGAAGACACGCCTTCTTTATATTTGCAGAGATAGTAAGCGCACTACTCATTATCGCCATAGGCCTTATCTTATATAAACACATTATAATGGCACTGAGCGCTCCATTTATGAGCCCTGTTTCAGAAAAAATAGAAGCTCACCTTAAAGGAGAAAATCACACCCATAGAGACACCTCAAACACCGAACAACTTATACGAGGCATACGCATAAACGTGCGTAACTTGGGACTAGAATTGCTTATCACACTACCTATCTTACTACTCAATTTTATCCCAATTATAGGGAGTATTGCTGCCACTATTTTACTATTTCTCACGCAAGCATACTACGCAGGTTTCGGTAATATGGACTACACACTAGAACGTCATTTTAAGTATAGAGAAAGCGTAGATTTTGTAAAAAGAAACAAGGGCCAAGCCATAGGTAACGGTATTGTATTTATGCTGTTTCTTATCATCCCTCTTGTGGGAATTATACTCGTTTTACCCATATCTGTAACTGCAGCGACGGTACAAACCATAAAATTACTTGACAAGGATCATCACACTAGCCTGACTGCATAG
- the hemF gene encoding oxygen-dependent coproporphyrinogen oxidase yields MKEQFVNYILNLQDQITSTLEQLDGKASFQEDNWKRPEGGGGRTRVIENGNIFEKGGVNTSQVHGELPEAMQKYFGVEDANFFACGLSLVLHPKSPMVPTVHANWRYFEMYDKEGNIVDQWFGGGQDLTPYYLFDEDATHFHQTCKTACDAHDADFYPKYKARCDEYFYNTHRNEGRGIGGLFFDYCKATEERSMQDWYNFVTTVGDSFLEAYVPIVERRKDTAFAKEQKDWQEVRRGRYVEFNLVHDKGTLFGLKTNGRIASILMSLPPVVQWKYDHHPAPGSEEERLIKVLQEPKEWVS; encoded by the coding sequence ATGAAAGAACAATTTGTAAACTACATACTCAACCTTCAAGATCAAATTACTAGCACACTAGAGCAACTAGATGGTAAGGCCAGCTTTCAAGAAGATAACTGGAAACGCCCAGAAGGTGGTGGTGGTCGCACACGCGTGATTGAAAACGGAAATATCTTTGAAAAAGGAGGTGTAAACACCTCACAAGTACACGGTGAGTTACCAGAAGCAATGCAAAAATACTTTGGTGTAGAAGATGCAAACTTCTTTGCCTGCGGTCTATCTCTAGTGCTTCATCCTAAGAGCCCTATGGTGCCTACGGTGCACGCAAACTGGCGTTATTTTGAGATGTATGATAAAGAAGGAAACATTGTAGACCAATGGTTTGGTGGAGGGCAAGACCTCACTCCTTATTACCTTTTTGATGAAGATGCAACGCACTTTCACCAGACGTGTAAAACCGCTTGTGATGCACACGATGCCGATTTTTACCCAAAATACAAAGCACGTTGTGATGAGTATTTTTACAACACACACCGCAATGAAGGTCGCGGTATAGGAGGTTTATTTTTTGATTACTGCAAAGCTACCGAAGAGCGCTCTATGCAAGACTGGTACAACTTTGTGACCACTGTGGGCGACAGTTTCTTAGAGGCATACGTTCCTATTGTGGAGCGTAGGAAGGATACCGCTTTCGCGAAAGAACAAAAAGACTGGCAAGAGGTACGCCGTGGTCGTTACGTAGAATTTAATCTTGTACACGATAAAGGAACCCTCTTTGGGCTAAAAACTAATGGCCGCATTGCAAGTATTTTAATGAGCCTACCACCCGTAGTACAGTGGAAATATGATCACCACCCAGCACCTGGAAGCGAAGAAGAACGATTAATTAAAGTGCTGCAGGAGCCGAAGGAATGGGTTTCTTAA
- a CDS encoding T9SS type A sorting domain-containing protein, protein MIQNIQKILFLLLIFSFKVHSQITIEQLVDNSLYSSNVGVGQIFTVSQEAAITNLTIYSDEDQSKNLFFKLLQGPNSDIIYEHDLVAINSSPNETSISINENIILQPDNQYAFLFCLNQECEIAGSNTIRFKAGCINPTGEFYQNGYAISSTDLDEFDANASFNHCDLTFIINLEETILSNNNGVTLNTKSIFPNPTSGFLKLPENIESIVLISMTGQITKMQAIDNELNISFLESGLYFIRYKYQNSIITNRIVKL, encoded by the coding sequence ATGATTCAAAACATTCAGAAAATCCTATTTCTACTATTAATATTCTCTTTTAAAGTACATTCCCAAATCACAATAGAACAGTTAGTAGACAATTCGCTTTATTCATCAAACGTCGGGGTTGGCCAAATATTTACTGTTTCACAAGAAGCAGCAATTACTAATTTAACTATCTACTCAGATGAAGATCAATCTAAAAATTTATTTTTTAAACTATTGCAAGGTCCTAACTCTGATATTATTTACGAACATGACCTAGTGGCTATAAATAGTAGTCCAAATGAAACTTCCATAAGCATAAATGAAAATATAATACTCCAACCCGATAATCAATATGCTTTCCTCTTCTGCCTGAATCAAGAATGTGAAATAGCCGGGAGTAATACCATTAGGTTTAAAGCAGGGTGCATAAACCCTACTGGTGAATTTTATCAAAACGGTTACGCTATAAGCTCAACTGATCTAGATGAATTTGACGCTAATGCAAGTTTTAACCATTGTGACTTAACTTTTATAATAAATTTAGAAGAAACAATTTTAAGCAACAATAATGGGGTTACTTTAAATACTAAGAGCATCTTTCCTAATCCAACGTCAGGCTTTTTAAAATTACCAGAAAATATTGAAAGTATAGTTTTAATATCAATGACCGGTCAAATAACAAAAATGCAAGCAATTGATAACGAATTAAATATTTCTTTTTTAGAAAGTGGACTGTATTTTATACGTTATAAATATCAAAATTCAATTATAACAAATAGGATAGTTAAACTTTAA
- a CDS encoding DEAD/DEAH box helicase family protein produces MLKEAFHFIYPWRTYQERFLKDFKSHASDDHLHVVAPPGSGKTVLGLEMMRRVNQKTLVLAPTITIRNQWEQRMFECFVSEEDCTIPLSRNIKEPAHITFATYQSLHAFSKNEMEGDMDRLVAFFAEAGIKHIVLDEAHHLKNEWWKPLFALKKLEGTLTALTATPPYDSEQREIAKYFQLCGPIDIEISVPELVREGNLCAHQDYIYFSEPDEAQIQYILKYRVKSKGFIDSLVENEYFGTFVLEHTLYTLTDGLLDPIYEKPDFYVAILVYLQARGHEIPKEKIEVLGVDTEKAQLPLFNQEWAERLLQPILVTDRELFLEDEEMLMDVEKQLRRVGAFDNDRVNFKGERQLYKSLAQSPNKLKSICEIIDFESQEMGEDLRAVILTDYVRKEFLESVNEDLADVNKLGVVPIFHHLRHSLAQVVESSNGINKLDKLAVLTGTLVIIHKGLESEIIKVLSNDDYTITPLDGTQFLVVKTKERAKNVIVSVITQLFTDGHIQILVGTAALLGEGWDAPAINTLVLGSYVSSFVMSNQMRGRAIRVQSGNPDKVASIWHLACIDPTIDGGGEDVAKLVKRFDAFCGVSLENDPFIENGADRFALPATTINKETINEKMLQLAANRSHIKERWNKAIGTGKLLVRELKFDFSPSSKKKEAQTQKVYYKDAVKYSFMQLGAVITMTIPEVIINNVGSYFSKGMLFFIYATLGSIVLVLAPKTYKAIVKYLKFGRIDKQVYKMGQVVLKSLREQLLITTQLQQLKLGVEYLPNGEIACFLTGATAKEEILFVNCLQELLEPVDNARYMIEQSGWFQEKFGLASYYSVPSIFTTNKKDAALFFKYWKIFVSEEATLNFTRTRDGRKRLLKARFHYLNTENGLKTKTSAIWR; encoded by the coding sequence TTGCTTAAAGAAGCCTTTCATTTCATATACCCGTGGCGCACCTACCAGGAGCGATTTTTAAAGGATTTTAAAAGCCATGCTTCAGATGATCATTTGCACGTAGTCGCACCTCCAGGCTCTGGAAAGACGGTGCTTGGCCTTGAGATGATGCGCCGTGTTAACCAGAAGACGCTTGTACTTGCACCTACAATTACAATAAGAAACCAGTGGGAGCAACGTATGTTTGAGTGTTTTGTGAGCGAGGAAGATTGTACTATTCCGCTTTCGCGAAATATAAAAGAGCCTGCACACATCACTTTTGCTACTTATCAATCACTACATGCTTTTTCAAAAAATGAAATGGAAGGCGACATGGATCGGCTGGTAGCTTTTTTCGCGGAAGCGGGCATCAAACATATTGTATTAGACGAAGCACATCACCTTAAAAATGAGTGGTGGAAACCACTTTTTGCACTCAAAAAACTGGAAGGAACGCTCACCGCATTGACCGCCACACCACCCTATGATAGTGAGCAACGAGAAATAGCCAAATACTTCCAATTATGCGGCCCGATAGATATTGAAATAAGCGTTCCAGAATTAGTGAGAGAAGGAAATCTATGTGCACATCAAGATTACATTTATTTCTCCGAACCAGACGAAGCTCAAATTCAATATATTCTCAAATACCGAGTAAAATCAAAGGGTTTCATTGATTCTCTAGTTGAAAACGAATATTTTGGAACGTTCGTTTTAGAACATACTTTGTACACTTTGACAGATGGATTACTAGATCCTATTTATGAGAAACCAGATTTTTACGTTGCCATTCTCGTGTATCTTCAAGCGCGTGGTCATGAGATCCCAAAAGAGAAAATAGAGGTACTGGGAGTAGATACCGAGAAGGCTCAATTACCACTTTTTAATCAAGAATGGGCAGAGCGATTATTGCAGCCTATACTTGTTACAGACAGAGAGCTTTTTCTAGAAGATGAGGAGATGCTAATGGATGTAGAAAAGCAGCTGCGTAGAGTTGGCGCCTTTGATAATGACCGAGTGAATTTTAAAGGAGAGCGACAGCTCTATAAATCACTTGCGCAAAGTCCTAACAAGCTTAAAAGTATTTGTGAGATTATAGATTTTGAATCCCAAGAAATGGGTGAAGATTTACGTGCAGTAATCCTCACGGATTATGTACGTAAAGAATTCTTAGAAAGCGTAAATGAAGACTTAGCAGATGTAAATAAACTTGGTGTAGTTCCTATTTTTCATCACCTACGACACTCGCTTGCACAAGTAGTAGAAAGCTCTAACGGAATAAACAAATTAGATAAACTGGCTGTTCTCACAGGTACACTTGTTATTATACATAAAGGCTTAGAAAGCGAAATCATCAAAGTACTTTCAAATGATGATTATACCATCACGCCTCTTGATGGAACTCAATTTCTTGTTGTAAAAACAAAGGAGCGTGCAAAAAATGTAATTGTGAGTGTGATTACTCAGTTATTTACAGATGGTCACATACAAATTCTAGTAGGTACCGCAGCTCTGCTAGGGGAAGGTTGGGATGCTCCCGCTATTAATACTTTAGTACTTGGTTCTTACGTGAGCTCTTTTGTAATGTCTAATCAGATGCGTGGTCGTGCGATACGCGTGCAATCTGGTAATCCTGATAAAGTGGCGTCCATCTGGCATCTCGCATGTATAGATCCTACCATAGATGGCGGTGGTGAAGACGTGGCAAAACTCGTAAAACGTTTTGACGCCTTTTGTGGAGTGTCCCTTGAAAATGATCCTTTTATAGAAAATGGCGCCGACCGATTTGCACTTCCTGCAACCACAATCAACAAGGAGACGATTAATGAAAAAATGCTTCAGCTAGCAGCAAACAGAAGCCATATTAAAGAGCGCTGGAATAAAGCCATAGGGACTGGAAAGTTACTTGTGAGAGAACTAAAGTTTGATTTTAGCCCAAGTAGCAAGAAGAAAGAAGCCCAAACACAAAAGGTTTATTACAAAGATGCTGTAAAGTATAGTTTCATGCAGCTGGGGGCTGTCATAACTATGACTATTCCAGAGGTGATTATTAACAATGTAGGAAGCTATTTTTCTAAAGGGATGCTGTTTTTTATTTACGCTACTCTTGGCTCCATTGTTCTCGTGTTAGCACCTAAAACTTATAAGGCGATTGTCAAGTATCTTAAATTTGGGCGTATCGATAAGCAAGTGTATAAAATGGGGCAAGTGGTATTAAAGTCATTGAGAGAGCAATTGCTCATTACCACCCAACTACAACAACTGAAGCTTGGCGTAGAGTATTTACCAAACGGAGAGATTGCTTGTTTTCTCACAGGCGCTACGGCAAAGGAGGAAATACTTTTTGTAAACTGCCTGCAAGAACTTCTAGAACCCGTAGATAATGCACGCTATATGATTGAACAATCGGGTTGGTTTCAAGAGAAATTTGGGTTAGCGAGTTATTATAGTGTGCCTTCTATATTTACAACCAACAAGAAAGATGCTGCCTTATTTTTCAAGTACTGGAAGATTTTTGTGAGTGAAGAGGCAACACTCAACTTTACAAGAACCCGCGATGGTCGTAAGCGATTACTCAAAGCACGTTTTCACTATTTGAATACCGAGAATGGCCTCAAGACAAAAACGTCTGCTATCTGGAGATAA
- the hemB gene encoding porphobilinogen synthase: MLRRNRRLRTSEAIRSIVRETYITPNDFIVPLFVVEGKGVKEEINSMPGYYRYSLELIAKEVKELWSMGLKSVLLFVKVPDNLKDNSGTEALNSDGLMQRAIKTVKDACPEMVVMTDVALDPYSSFGHDGIVGSGEIVNDDTAAVLAEMGLSHARAGADILAPSDMMDGRIFEMRTLLEDEGFYNTGIMSYSAKYASSFYGPFRDALDSAPVDLKDVPKDKKTYQMDFANRDEAIKETLMDIEEGADIVMVKPGLCYLDIVRDLREAVNVPIAVYQVSGEYAMLKAAAEKGWLDHDSVMMEQVIAIKRAGATMMASYFAKDVVKLIS, encoded by the coding sequence ATGCTACGCAGAAATCGCAGACTACGCACCTCAGAAGCTATACGTTCTATCGTGCGTGAGACATACATCACTCCTAATGATTTTATTGTTCCACTTTTTGTGGTGGAAGGCAAGGGTGTGAAAGAAGAAATCAACTCTATGCCTGGATATTATAGGTACAGCTTAGAGCTCATAGCCAAAGAAGTAAAAGAGCTGTGGTCAATGGGATTAAAATCTGTACTGCTTTTTGTAAAAGTGCCAGATAACCTTAAAGACAACTCTGGAACAGAGGCTCTTAATAGTGACGGACTTATGCAGCGTGCAATTAAGACGGTTAAGGATGCATGTCCAGAAATGGTTGTGATGACAGATGTGGCATTAGATCCCTATTCGTCTTTTGGCCACGATGGGATTGTAGGAAGCGGAGAAATTGTAAATGATGACACCGCCGCTGTTCTTGCCGAAATGGGACTAAGCCACGCTCGTGCAGGTGCAGATATTCTTGCGCCAAGTGATATGATGGATGGTCGTATTTTTGAAATGCGCACATTGCTAGAAGATGAAGGTTTTTATAACACTGGTATTATGAGCTATAGCGCAAAGTATGCAAGTTCCTTTTATGGCCCTTTCCGCGATGCACTGGATAGTGCCCCTGTTGATCTCAAAGATGTTCCAAAGGATAAGAAAACATATCAGATGGATTTCGCAAATCGTGATGAGGCGATTAAAGAAACGCTCATGGATATAGAGGAAGGAGCAGATATAGTGATGGTAAAACCAGGCCTTTGCTACCTAGATATCGTGCGTGACCTACGAGAAGCAGTAAATGTACCTATTGCCGTATATCAAGTGAGTGGCGAGTATGCAATGCTCAAAGCCGCTGCCGAAAAAGGTTGGTTAGATCATGATAGCGTGATGATGGAGCAAGTAATTGCCATTAAACGTGCTGGAGCAACCATGATGGCGAGTTACTTTGCAAAGGATGTCGTGAAGCTGATTAGTTAA
- a CDS encoding RDD family protein, which yields MIGIGGLIMLLTSDLIITMLLIYPAAINKDFLNGKSIGKRIFGIQVQDLQSKSTSEWKGALRNILPIIPIDLLFTILNPMRRIGDYIARTQVGYNDQFTLRTIGSELKNYSVNKELIFGLIFGIINIYAVLSLYAMILPI from the coding sequence ATGATAGGTATAGGAGGTCTAATCATGTTGTTAACCTCAGACTTAATTATAACAATGCTCCTTATTTATCCAGCTGCAATTAATAAAGATTTTCTAAACGGTAAAAGTATAGGAAAGAGGATTTTTGGGATACAAGTCCAAGATTTACAATCTAAAAGTACCTCTGAATGGAAAGGCGCACTTAGAAATATATTACCAATAATACCGATAGATCTTTTGTTTACAATACTCAATCCAATGCGAAGAATAGGTGATTATATAGCCAGAACTCAAGTTGGATATAATGATCAATTCACACTACGCACAATCGGTTCAGAATTAAAAAATTATAGCGTAAACAAGGAGCTTATATTTGGTTTAATTTTCGGGATTATAAATATCTATGCTGTTTTAAGTCTTTACGCAATGATATTACCAATATGA
- a CDS encoding DUF3291 domain-containing protein: protein MITVYHLAQVNVARMKGVSINDPEMKDFRDHTDEVNALAEQSKGFVWRDVFDENADPKPNALADEQVLINFSVWEDVESLRAYTYKTFHTAIMKRQKEWFQKYGEAHYALWWIKAGITPTEKEAIERLAYLQKNGASEHAFTFKEVFEKPHF from the coding sequence ATGATTACAGTTTACCACCTCGCTCAAGTAAACGTCGCCCGAATGAAAGGGGTCTCTATAAATGATCCTGAGATGAAGGATTTTAGAGATCATACAGATGAGGTAAACGCGCTTGCAGAACAATCTAAAGGTTTTGTTTGGCGGGATGTTTTTGATGAGAATGCCGATCCTAAACCCAATGCGCTGGCAGATGAGCAGGTACTTATAAATTTCTCCGTGTGGGAAGATGTTGAGTCGCTTAGAGCGTATACTTATAAGACGTTCCACACGGCTATTATGAAACGCCAGAAGGAATGGTTTCAAAAGTATGGTGAAGCACATTATGCGCTATGGTGGATAAAGGCTGGAATTACTCCCACAGAAAAAGAAGCGATCGAAAGACTTGCTTATCTCCAAAAAAATGGTGCTAGTGAGCATGCATTTACTTTTAAAGAAGTTTTTGAAAAGCCTCATTTTTAA
- a CDS encoding c-type cytochrome, translating to MKSNTSVIYAVALLGFFLLGIILWNIDYDEESYVECSTPLPPVLFCGTVSPYNKDLSDQELAGEAIYHANCAACHKVQKRMTGPALSKVLQAYPSDSLFHKYLIKSKPLEGKRCFQFEKLTLENASQLRDFIAAYK from the coding sequence ATGAAAAGTAATACGTCTGTAATATATGCTGTAGCTCTTCTAGGATTTTTCTTACTAGGGATTATTTTATGGAATATAGATTACGATGAAGAAAGTTATGTAGAATGCTCAACACCGCTACCTCCTGTGCTATTTTGCGGCACTGTGAGTCCGTACAATAAAGATCTTTCAGACCAAGAGCTTGCTGGAGAGGCTATTTATCACGCAAATTGTGCCGCCTGCCATAAAGTGCAAAAAAGGATGACTGGACCTGCTCTTTCAAAAGTATTGCAGGCCTATCCTTCTGATTCATTATTTCACAAATACCTGATCAAATCTAAACCGTTAGAAGGCAAAAGGTGCTTTCAGTTTGAAAAACTAACCCTAGAGAATGCTTCTCAGTTGAGAGATTTTATCGCCGCTTATAAATAA
- a CDS encoding HAD family phosphatase, whose protein sequence is MKKQELKAVLFDFDGTLVNSESLHFDAFNELLEPFNIKYTWEEYAATMAGKPAYYALEQIIKEHNLDVPFQETLKKKEALSYKNLRNSPVTFMPHAIETLNYYKDKGITLALVTGSDREMVDIIFGKEDLAHFFEITVTSSDVKDTKPNPESYLKALSDLGLQPKNCIAIEDTHSGMTSAKDAGLQCLIVQHDITQHKRLQRADSLYTDLREARAHIESRFSF, encoded by the coding sequence ATGAAAAAGCAAGAATTAAAGGCAGTACTTTTTGATTTTGACGGAACCTTAGTAAACTCGGAGTCGCTTCATTTTGATGCATTTAATGAGCTTCTTGAGCCGTTTAATATCAAATATACTTGGGAAGAATATGCGGCTACTATGGCTGGGAAACCAGCGTATTATGCATTAGAACAAATTATCAAAGAACATAACCTTGATGTTCCCTTTCAAGAAACGCTTAAGAAAAAAGAAGCGTTGTCTTATAAAAATCTTCGTAACTCACCAGTTACATTTATGCCTCATGCAATAGAGACGCTCAATTATTATAAAGACAAAGGGATTACCCTAGCACTTGTCACAGGGAGTGATCGTGAGATGGTAGATATTATTTTTGGTAAGGAAGATCTCGCACACTTTTTTGAGATTACAGTGACTTCCTCAGATGTAAAGGATACAAAACCTAATCCAGAATCTTATCTCAAAGCACTTAGTGATCTAGGTCTCCAGCCAAAAAATTGTATCGCTATAGAAGATACACATAGCGGTATGACTTCTGCAAAAGACGCAGGATTGCAGTGTTTAATAGTACAACACGACATTACACAACATAAGAGGTTGCAAAGAGCAGATTCACTCTACACAGATTTAAGAGAAGCACGAGCACATATTGAATCGCGTTTTTCTTTCTAG
- a CDS encoding hemolysin family protein, whose translation MGQLLLWATISIFFSFLCSILEAVLLSVTPTFINIKKNEGKAYAETLEELKKDVDKPLIAILTLNTLAHTVGAMMVGTVAADLYPEFVINLGFTEINFLGFVSAIMTLLILIASEIIPKTIGAKFWKSLANFSAKTLKIMVLLLKYTGILWLLQLFTRMVGGGGHHESVLSREDFTAMAQMAGEDGVFEESESKILNNLLTFKEVLTKDIMTPRTVIKMADANTTVADFFAENQSLRFSRIPIFEGTRDHITGIVLKSEVYREMALDKHATTLKEIERPILVTKRNLPIPDLFDQLVSTKNHVALVVDEYGTMSGLVTMEDVIETLLGLEIMDESDSVADLQTLARKNWQKRAKTLGLYDDSDSENKPSDV comes from the coding sequence ATGGGTCAATTACTGTTGTGGGCAACTATCTCAATCTTTTTTTCATTCTTGTGTTCTATACTTGAAGCTGTTCTTCTAAGTGTGACACCTACATTTATAAACATCAAGAAAAACGAAGGAAAAGCCTATGCCGAAACTCTTGAAGAACTTAAAAAAGATGTAGATAAACCGCTTATCGCAATCCTTACCTTAAACACACTCGCACACACAGTAGGTGCAATGATGGTAGGTACTGTAGCTGCAGATTTATACCCAGAGTTTGTTATCAACTTAGGCTTTACAGAGATTAATTTTCTTGGTTTTGTCTCTGCTATAATGACGTTACTTATCTTAATTGCTAGTGAGATTATACCTAAAACTATAGGTGCAAAATTTTGGAAGTCTCTGGCCAACTTCTCTGCAAAGACACTTAAAATAATGGTCTTACTCTTAAAGTACACAGGTATTTTATGGTTACTACAGCTTTTTACGCGCATGGTAGGTGGTGGCGGTCATCACGAGAGTGTGTTGAGCCGTGAAGACTTTACTGCAATGGCACAAATGGCGGGTGAAGATGGTGTTTTTGAAGAAAGCGAATCAAAAATTCTTAACAACCTTCTCACTTTTAAAGAGGTACTTACTAAAGATATTATGACGCCACGTACGGTGATCAAAATGGCAGATGCAAACACCACCGTTGCAGATTTCTTTGCCGAAAATCAATCATTACGTTTTTCTCGTATTCCTATTTTTGAAGGAACGAGAGATCATATCACTGGCATTGTTTTAAAAAGTGAGGTATATCGAGAGATGGCTTTAGACAAGCACGCCACCACATTGAAGGAGATAGAACGTCCTATTCTTGTTACTAAACGCAATTTGCCTATTCCAGATCTTTTTGACCAGCTAGTTTCAACTAAAAATCATGTTGCACTAGTGGTAGATGAGTATGGAACTATGAGTGGTCTTGTTACTATGGAAGACGTGATTGAAACTTTATTAGGTCTTGAAATTATGGACGAGAGCGACAGCGTGGCTGACTTACAAACCCTCGCTAGAAAGAACTGGCAAAAGCGTGCAAAAACATTAGGCCTTTATGATGATTCTGACTCAGAAAATAAGCCTTCTGATGTTTAA